The following DNA comes from Mugil cephalus isolate CIBA_MC_2020 chromosome 6, CIBA_Mcephalus_1.1, whole genome shotgun sequence.
AGATGTGTTAGGAAGCAGGCGCTGTTTGAATTGGACAGTTAATTGTTAAACTCTGTTTTCGCTCTTTGCATTAGCCTGCTGTAGAGTTACATCAGTCTGTGCTTTAGGGTTACAAGTAGGAAAGCAATAAGCAAAGGGAGCCATTGCTTTAATGAGGAACCTTTCGGAATTTCATGGGTCTTCATCAGATaaacatccatcatccatcctgCACTGCTCAGCTGGGGCTGGATGTGTAAACCACCCCTTTTGGTTTGATTCTGTGATGTAACATCGTTTCAGATGATCCACACAGTCTGGTCCATATGCATTGTCCATAAGTAGAGTATTTTCTTACGGGTATCCTCACATTGCTGTGTTTCAGTAGCCTGGGGCAAAAGGTGGGGGTGGCAGGTACTCCGGAGGCAACACTGTATCAGTCGTTCTCGCGTCAGTGCAAGTGTGGGGAAGTGGTGAACCACTCACATCATGCTCATCTGAGATCTCCTGGTACTCGTTCTCAGTATCCATATTAACCTCTGCGTACGCATTATCCTGCGAATTGCTTCTCTTCTTTTGGAATTTCTTCTTGAGGTTCTTTAGGTTGGTGACCACTGACACCTTTGTTTCCTGGTTCTTTAAAGGCTGGATGTTGACGCACTGCCCTTGCTCAGAGGCTGTGGAGGCGGAGGGACTCTGAGGTGCCGAGACTGTTCTGATGCAAACCTGGTTCTGCTTCTGAGGCACGCAACTCCGAGCAGGGACTTCAGGAAGCTGGTTGGATGCCGGGTTATCACCTATATATCTCTTCCTGATCATCGGCACAGGCTGCACAGCataaacatgaaacacacagcATAGAAACTActtagaaaataaaagattctgttcattttaaaacagttaCAAACTTTGTTtcaaatataattatataatccTGACTAAATTACTAACAGCTAAATTCAACCTTTGTCATCATGAAAAATCCCTCTTTGTCAAGATTTGCAGTTAAAATAGTTGGAACCAGAACCTTGAAACTTACTAAATGCTGGATACAGTTAAAACCCTTTTAAATTTCCTGCAAACCACATTGATCATTACACATTGGGCATGTTTTATTTGAGGACCAAATGGCTGGAACCATACCGTGGCTGGAACTGGGGAGTTGATGCATTGAAACTCCTCTCTCAAATTAGGGTAAAGCCTGTTTGGTTGGCAATTTGGAGTCAAGACTGTGGAGTCCATCAGGTTATCTGGTCGAAAAGGGAGGGCAGGTGGGATATTTCCTTGTGATATGTCTTCATTGCTGCTGGGAAGCTGGGAGTTGTCTGGTTGCGAAGTTTTGTTTGAACCTGAAGGTCTTGGGGGATGCAGTAGCTCTGCGTAGTCACACTTGTCATTTGAGAACTTGAGGTAACAGTatacagagagacaaaaacacagagcaggtgCTGATTTAGTTTGTTTGCGCATGGATATATAGATGGCTAGCCCATAAGCAAATGCTGTGGTTTTGGACAATAAAGGTGACCGTGTGTGACCATGAatgccaaaaaatatataatgctGCACTGATGCGTTATTGTAATTTACTACGCTAAAAACAGAGCTCATTTGAAACCATACACCAAATAGTCGGGctattcaaaataaatgcaaaaggCCTCACCTGCCCACACGCAACAGTCAGCACCTGAGTGAAAGGCATGATGGGAGTCCTGCGATGAAAGTCCACCAGGTCCTGCAGGAGCCGGTGACGCCTGTTCTCCCCCAGTATGATGTAATGGCCATCATCCAGTGCGTCAATCATGAAATGTCTGCAGCGGCCCTCGTCTCTGAACGGTCAGAACACAAGAGTGAGCCGGGCAGAACTCTGAACTACATGGACAGAGTGTGTGAATGGTCAAAGAAACCTTAATTACACCCTTTAATCCAGCAAGGGCTCACCGATATGAGAGAGTGTAGCCAACCCTGCTCTCACTGACTCTGATGAGGAAGTAGCCAGGAGGCTTGGGCATGAGTAGTTCCTCTGCCGTCCTGCACAAATGACCACAGACAAAGGCctttttcacacacatttaacCTGTAAATTATATTGCTTGTGATTGTGTGCAAACTGCAGATGAGAACACTTTTCTTCCTGATAATGACTGTGAGAAACTGTTATGTCAATATTCATACTATCAACATTTGAACACATTAAACCGCCATAAAACGACACAAGGCACGCCAGTCAAACAGAGATGTCTGTTCAGTACTGCGCAGACATCATGTGTTTAACACACGATGCACAACTCAAAGGAGACGTCTACTGCTTTAATACACTATAAGGGTAAAATCTACTTTAAAGATGCCACTTAACTGAGATACTGAACATATATAATGAATtcttgcagtttttgttttgatgttttaacGAGATGAGCCTATTGTTAATGACTAACAAGAACTTCCTAAAAGCGTTGCATTACTTCCtgaaaatgcaacattttggGGATTCAGGCCCCTTTGTTTAGTTGGACTGTATATATTTTCACTAGCTGCTATCATGTTGTGGCTCTCTTGTGGCCTCTAAACTTGGCTATGTCTGCTTCAGaaaggcaacaaaaataaagctttaCTTCTAAGTGTCATTATTTTCTAAAAAGAATATTATATAGAAACCAGGGTAAAGCAGATATCTGTGATATCTGCAATTAGATGCAGATATCACTGCATCTAATTGCAGCGACATCTACCCTTGACGTTTCTCTCTGCCTGACATCCACGGTTTAAGCTGCCGGACAGTCATAGGCCCAATAAACTTACTTCCTGGAAATGATCCCATGAAACCACTCTGGCACTAAACCGTCTGTGATCACAGACTGGAGCTGGGACTTTGTGAACCAGGTGAAAGGATCATGCTGTCCTTGTGGGAACTGACTCCACTCCATCCTCCCTTGGACTCAGTTTATTTAATCCTCCGTCGTGTCTGTCAGGACATTAAGTAAATGTACAATTTAGAGCTCACTGGCTCCATATATTAGACACATGCTTAATATTGGAGTCATCAGTAAATATCCCATTTCAATTTCATTGTTCTTCCTGTAGATGCAGTCTTCCATACGATGTAATGTCCCATGGCTGCCACACAGTACAAGTAGCCACATGGTGAACTCTTCATGTTTTTAACCACAAACATATCAGACAGGCTTTCAATAAAACGTAATGAAGCCAATAAACCACAGAACCTGTTGTGTTGATGTAACAGAGAAAGCTAACTTACTTTACTCTGGTTTGCTAACGAATATGAAATTTGAACACTCAAATAATTACACAACTTATGCAAGTAAAAGTCAACTAAACAAGTCAGCGGCCTTTACAACAAACACAGCTCACTGTGAAATTCACTCACCTTGTCGGGCAACTTCGAGATAGTATGACAGGGCAGAGCTCACACACCTGACTGAAGCTATCAGGGGGCGGAGGCTCAGTCAGGGAAGTACCTATTTAAAAGGAACACACGTTTAGAATTAATGGTGACTAACATAGccataaaacattcaaatgttactgatatatacatatatatgtgtacacactGATATACAAAGCAATTCTTTGGACTCTAATGGAACCCCCAACTCAATTATAATtgtataaaaacattttgagaaatCCTCTTATTTAACATCACATTCAGTCAGGTTTACATCCATACTAACAAGGTGTTAGAGTTTTCACTTCAAGAAGATCAGTTCACCCTGTCAGTATTTGAGCCGTTGTGGTTTTGCTCAACCCCCAAGTCCAGTTTATTTTTAGTGATTCACTCTGTATAGATTTTGTGTGGCTCCATTACAGTATAACACAACACGAGGGaagatatttgcattttcatgcATGGCGAACAAGTATTACATGTTGGTTAACTGCttaatgaatgatttattaTAAATTCCATGTAGAGGGTCAATTCAGAGAAACGTTTCCTCCCGCATgatgactaaaataaaaatacctcgATAAAGGTCAAAGTCTTTTTAGCATGATTTCCTGTCTGCAGTTGTGGGTGAAACAGAAGTGACAGAGCACACATTACTCTCATGCCCTTCCCTATTTACACACACAGGACCATCCCAATATATGCGCTCCACCATCTGCCTTAAAtgtactgtctttttttttttttaatctccaagTGAATCCTTTTACCAAGGCTCCCGACAAGGTAGAAAAACTCTGAAACACCAATTGAGTCGATCTAAACACTGGCATGCTGAGCTGCCAGTCATTGTTTTCTTCATTCTGGTGTGAGTTAAGAGTTGGCTGAATATCTGACAGCTACGGGTACAGAACCAGTGCTCCATTTGGCTGACATGATCACATGAGGTGACCAGAGAAAGAGCTAGAGCTCTGTTTGTGTAGATATTTATATCCTTATCTCCGAGGCAGAGGAGGGCGTGGCTGAGAAGAATATGCTTGGTTTGATGAGCTGTGAATGAGACAGTTTGGCTGCTAGAAATACCCAGTCATCCAGTGTAGTGTGCGGCTATCTGTCCTGCTTGACAGTTCTTACGCCACTTCTGAGCCAAGTGCTGAATATTTGCATGTTGCAAACCAGAAATGAAAGTGAGGCACTCTGCAGGGTAGCAGATTCATTTGTAACACGGAGGACAACACTGGACTCCTTATGTCATCAGAGgaataacaaagaaaatggtCATTTTCAACTAATACGGATATAAGTCAGCACAGCTCTCAGTTCTGTTTAACGTCACTTCATAAATGCATTGTCTCCTCCAGTGTTTTACCGTCtctattgtattgtatcgttATTCCAATTTTGGTACTTTTTGTACTGTTTGCACTGTTTTACATTGTCTACATACGCTTGCACACATGAATGTTCTTCATAGCTTCATGGTTCTGGAGGAGCATCCTCTCATCTCACCATGTAGCTGCCAAATATGGCTGAAATGATGATATAAACCTCTTCAACCTTTGACAAGCATTTGCTGTATATGTCCACTTCCATTGCAGCCAAGGCTGATAGATTACCACTCACTGGATGGAAAATACAACAGGAACAAAACTAATCCCTAGGGTGAGTTTTGGCACACAGATCAAATGAGACACAGATGTACTTGATTAAAAGCAAAAGTCTTTGACAGGGGGCAAACCAGGCAACCTGAACAATTAGGGAAGTGGCCTCCCTTTTTATGTGTATGTTGTAATGATAGCCATAAACCCTCCACGGGCCCCACACATTGACCATACTCGACAACCCTCATAAGGGCCTCCTTCTCTACCCTGTGACAGATTTTGTTAGTTTGGTCCGAGTGGATGGCACATGTATACATATCTTTGCCTGTATTTGTAACTGAGGAAGTTATAAAATgaagagtttgcatgttctccctgtgtctgcgtgggttttctccgtgtgctccggtttcctcccacctccaaagacattaggctgattggtgactctaaattgagtgtgtgagtgtgagtgtgaatggttgtttgtctctgtgttagccctgcgataggctggcgacctgcctttgttttagctttgtgcatcaaaagtttatttttacattttagtgtgCAC
Coding sequences within:
- the hsh2d gene encoding hematopoietic SH2 domain-containing protein homolog, producing the protein MEWSQFPQGQHDPFTWFTKSQLQSVITDGLVPEWFHGIISRKTAEELLMPKPPGYFLIRVSESRVGYTLSYRDEGRCRHFMIDALDDGHYIILGENRRHRLLQDLVDFHRRTPIMPFTQVLTVACGQFSNDKCDYAELLHPPRPSGSNKTSQPDNSQLPSSNEDISQGNIPPALPFRPDNLMDSTVLTPNCQPNRLYPNLREEFQCINSPVPATPVPMIRKRYIGDNPASNQLPEVPARSCVPQKQNQVCIRTVSAPQSPSASTASEQGQCVNIQPLKNQETKVSVVTNLKNLKKKFQKKRSNSQDNAYAEVNMDTENEYQEISDEHDVSGSPLPHTCTDARTTDTVLPPEYLPPPPFAPGY